The segment GCCCGTTCTTCCTGGGCCTGATCCTGGGCGACTTCTTCAACATCGCGCTGTGGCTGGTTATCGAGGCCTTCACGGGCCTGCAGGACCACTTCCTGTACCCGTAGGCCGTAGGAGGCCGTGCCGTAGGAGCGCCGGCTTCCAGCCGGCATGCCGTCCCTGCCAGCAGGATGCTGGCGCTCCTACCGAAACGCAAAAGCGGCTGTCCCTTGCGAGACAGCCGCTCCAATGTTCAGATGGTGCCGAAGGCCGGACTCGAACCGGCACGGGCAGTGCCCACAGCCTCCTGAGGACTGCGTGTCTACCAGTTCCACCACTTCGGCAGGTCGAACGTGCACATTATAGGGAAACTCCGGCCTCGTGTCAAAAAGATTCGGACAGGGAGCCAACCATGACCGGACGTGAGCGCGCTCTTACCGCTCTGTGCTTCGGGGAGACCGACCGCGTGCCGATGCTGGGGGGCTTCATTGCCCATGCTGAGGCCCTGCGGAAGCTCTCGGGGCTGGACCCGTTGGCGGAGCCGCGCCGCGCGGCGGTCGAGGCCGCTCGCGCGCTGCACGTGGACCTCATCATTCAGATCGTCACCCCGAAGGCCGCCGAGGTCAGCACCGACATGGGCGGCGGTCGCGAGAGCCTCTTCACTCAGCGCGATCGCCCGGCGTACGCCAGCCCGGAGCAGGTGCGTGACTACGCCGAGGGGCTGCCGACGCCTGAGGAAGTGCGCCGTAGCTTCGACCTCCCCGGGTATCTGGACGCGGTCCGAGCCGACTGGCTCCAGTGCCAGGCGGATGGGGGAGAGGACATCCTGATTCTGCCGTACGCCAAGGCCCGCGACTGCCCCTTCATGTACTACTCGGAGTTCGGCTACGAGAACTACTACCAGGCCCTGGCGCTGTACCCCGAGAGCATGAGCAAGCTGTTCCGCTGCGCTGCCGAGACCAGCCGTTGCTGCAATGAGGCCTTCGTGGCGTCCCAGGGCCAGGGCGGGCCACCCCCCTTCGTCTACATCGGCCAGGACATCTGCGACAACGCCGGGCCGATGGTCAGCCCGCTCCTGCTGGACGAGATCTACTTCCCGCACCTGCGCTACTGCCTCGAGCCGCTCAACGATGCCGGAGTCAAGAAGATCTGGCATTCCGACGGCAACATCAACCCGATCATCGGGCGGCTGCTGGAAGCCGGGATCAACGGCTTCCAGGGCCTGCAGGAGGACAGCTACCTGCCCCCGCACCAACACGTGCGGCTGGAGGAGCTAGCCGCCATGCAGGACCGTTGGGGCGAGCCGCTGATCCTGTACGGCAGCGTCTCGGTGCGTGACGTGCTGCCGCACGGGACGGTGGAGGACGTCAAGCGTGAGGTGGAGCGGTGCATAGACGCCTGTCGGGGCCGCAGTGGCTTCTTCCTGGGCCCGACGAGCACGGTGGGACCGGACATCCCCGTCGAGAACATCGTAGCGCTCTACGAGTACGGACGCACCTACGGCGGGTAGGGAGGGCCGGGCTCCCGCAACAGAAAGAGCCCGCCAGGATGGCGGGCTCTTCGGTTCGGTGTCGCGTGGCTCTCAGAAGCCGACGGTCAACTGCGTCTGCAGCAGGCGATTGGTCGCCGTGTCAGCCGGGTTGTGTCCCGAAGCGCGCTCTTCGGCATAGGTGAGCGCCACATTCGCCCCGTGGGCCAGGGCCTTGTGGATGTTGATGGCCCACAGCAAGTCGTAATCCACCGCGGCGTACTGCGACTCCCACCACCACTCGCTGGTCTTCTTCACTTTGTACAGGCACAGCTCGAACGGGATGTCGCCGACATGGCTGGACAGCGTCCCGCCATAGACCTCGAAGTTCGTCAGCGTGATCGGGTTGCGCAGCCACCGCTCCCAGGAGATGTGGTTGCTCAGCGCGCCGCCCTCGATCAACTCGAAGTACGGGTGGATGCTGGAGTAGACGACGTCGTACTCCGGGTCCACCGTGGAGTAGAAGCCCGTAAGGGCGAAGTCGCGCGTCTTGAGCAGGTCCACCGAGATGGCCAGGGCGTCCGGCGGCGTGTGGCCCTTGTAGCGCCAGCGGTTCACGTGGTGCCGCTGCTGGGCGTACTCGACGTAGATGTTGCGGTCGTCGCCCAGGTTGATCCACACATCGGCGCCGTAGACGATCTCGTCGCCGGCACCGTCGGGCATGAAGTTGGCGGCGACAGACCAGCGCGGCCGGCGGTACTCCAGGCGGCCGCTCAGGTAGACATCGCTGTCGCTCATGTCCGGCTCGAACGGCAGGAAGTCGTAGCTCCCGCCGCCGAAGAAGGTGTCCAGGTTCAGGTTGCGGTTGAAGAGCCCCTGCTTGCGGAAGCGGATGCCCTGCTGGGAACGCCGCTCATTGTTGACCATCAGGCCCATGCCGTACGACTGGAACTGCCGGCCGATGGTCCACTGGCCGGCGCACCAGCCCCCGGCGCGGATGTCCACCAGGGCCTCGTCCAGCCAGATGTCGTTGTTGCCGTAGCCGTGGGGACGCTGGCCGGGCAGGTTCGTGTATCCCGGGCCCTCGCCGGTCTCCACGCCCAGCACTGACAGCGGCACCCAGGAATCGGCGAACTTGAAGGTGACACGGGCGGAGATGCGGTCGTTGAGGTTCGCCTGCACACCGATCTTGGCGGTCAGGGCGTCGTAGGTGTTGTCGAAGTCCACGCTGCCGTCCTGCCCGCCGACGCCGGCGGTCCGGACGCCAGAGGTGCTGAGCGAAGCCGCGGCGGAGTTCTGCAGACCGATGCGGTAATCCAGCCAGCCGAACGGCTCGACCTTCGCCTGCTTGCGTTCCAGCACGTCCACACGCACGTCGAGGTCCTCGACCTTCTGCTCGATCAGGTCGAGGTCCATCTGGATCTGCTCGATCTCGTTCTTGAACTCGCGCTGTAGATCATTGACGAGAGTCGCGATGCGCGTCTCATCCAGAGGCGCCTCACCCGGCTTGCCCTGCGGCCCCTCGGGCCCGGGCGGTCCCTCGGGTCCCGGCATGCCCGCCGGTCCCCGCGGTCCGCGCGGCCCCGGAGGCCCGGGCGGCCCGTCCTTGCCTTGCCTGGGGGCGCCCTGGGCGTAGAAGAGATCAGTCAGGCGGGTGACGGCCATGGCGAACTCATAGCGCGTCAGTGGCCGGTCGCCACGCCACGTGCCGTCAGGATAGCCGATGATGATGCCGTACTTGGAGATCTGCTCGCACGCATCGTAGGCCCAGTGCGTGAACGGGACTGTCTGCTCGGGACGGACCCCCTGCTGTGCACACAGCAGCGCCGGACACAGCACTCCGATCAGCGCGCACAGGATCAGCCGCTTGTGCACCAGCGTTCACCTTCCCCGGGTTCGGCGTGTGCGGCTATGCCCACGACCAAAGCGGCGGCTGGCAACGGCATCGGCCGGGTCAACCGCCACTCAGACGAACTAAGCATATTACGCCGTCGCGTGTTCGTCAACACCGTCTCGGCGAAATCTCCCCGGATGGCGCCCAGCCCGGTAGGGGACCGGCCGCCAGGGCTTTCCCCGAGCAGCCTCAGCCGGCGGTGGTGTCGGGAGGGTCGCCCTGGCCCAGCAACGCGGACATGGCCAGGCCCAACTCCCGCACCTGGTACGGTTTGGTGAGAACGCCGTCGAACCCACAGTCAGCGAAGTGCGCCATCACCGGGTCATCGTGGTAGCCGCTGCAGGCCAGGGCCCGGAAGTCGGGGCTCAGCTCGCGCAGCCGCTGCAGCACCTCGGCCCCGCCCTCGCCGCCCTTGATCGTCAGATCAAGAATGCCCGCCAGGTGCGGGCGCCCCTCGGCGATGGCCGCCACCACCCGGGCCACAGCCGCTTCGGCATTGGCCACAATGTCGGCCTCGTAGCCCAGATGCCGCAGCATCGGCCCCACCACCTTGCGCACATACGGGTCGTCATCCATGACCAGGATGCGCCCCGTTCCGGTCACCGCGTGCTGCGGGGGGCACTCCGCGGGCTCGGGTACTCCGTTGCTGGCCGGCAGGTGGATCGTGACCGTCGCTCCCTCGCCCGGCCGCCCGGTGATGGCCAGGTGCCCCTGGTGGCGGCTAACGACCGAGTAGGCGATCGTCAGCCCCAGTCCGCTGCCCGAGGGCTTGGTAGTGAAGTAGGGGTCGAAGATGCGCGGCAGGACTTCCGGGTCAATCCCGGGTCCCTGGTCGGTCACGGAGAGACGCACGTACCGCCCCGGCGCCAGGCTGCCGTGCTCCCCGGGCCCCAGCGCCACGTTCTGGGCCTCCAGACGCACGATGCCCCCTGCGGGCATGGCCTGCACGGCGTTGAGGAGGATGTTGCTCAGCCCCTGGGTCAACTGCGCGGGGTCCCCGTCTACCGGCCACAGGTCTTCAGGCAGGGCGATCTCGGCCGTGCAGCGGGTGCCGCTGAGAGTCATGTCGGTGCTGCCGCGAACGACCTCCTCAAGCCACAGGGGGCGCTTCACGGGCTCGCCACCGCGGCTGAAGGTCAGGAGCTGCTGGCTCAGGTAGCGGGCATGCAGGGCCGCCTTTTCGGCGGTCTGCAGGCCGGCCAGGGCCTCGGGCGGCAGGGAGGGCTCGATCCGCCCGAGGTTGATCCCACCGAGGATGGAGGTCAGCAGGTTGTTGAAGTCGTGCGCGATCCCGCCGGCGAGCACCCCGAGCGATTCCAGCCTGTGGGCCTGGTAGGCCTCCTGGCGCATGTGCTCCTGCTCAGTGATGTCGCGGAAGGCAACCACCACGCCGTGAAGCTGCCCCGCGGTATCGTGCATGGGTGCGGCCGCCCCCGCGACGCGCCGCTCGGCGCCGGTGCGCGCCACCAGCACCAGCCGCGGATCAGCCTCCGCAGCGGCGCCGGTCCGCAGCACCGACTGGATGAGGCACGGCGGCTGTGGGCCCTCCGTCACGGTGGTCTCGAGGACCTCCGCGACGGGTCGCCCCCAGGCCTGGTCCTCGCGCCACCCGGTCAGCGCCTCGGCGACCGGGTTCATCAGCGAGACCCGCGCCTCGGCATCGGTGGCGATCACGGCGTCAGCAATGCTGCGGAGAGTCACTGCCAGGCGTTCCTTCTGCTCGGCCAGTTGGGCCATGATCTCGTGGAGGTCGCTGATGTCCACGATGCTGGCAGCCCAGAGGGGGCCGTCAGCGCCGGCGCCCGGGATGCGGCTGATGCTGAGCAGCCCGGGGAAGCAGGAGCCGTCCTGGCGTTGGCTGAACACCTCCCGGGCGGCCACCTTCCCCTGTCTGCGCAGTTCCTCGACCATTCGGCGGATGTAGGGCAACTGCTGCTCGCTCTGCACGATGCGGATCGGCTGCCCGAGCAGTTCGGACACCGCATACTGGTGCATCCGCGCGAAGGCCTCGTTGCAGTAGCGGATCCTGGTGGTGCCGTCCACGATGACATTGCCATAGCTGGCGGTGTCACTGATCGTTTTGAACCGTGCCAGTTCCTTCTCGGCCCGCGTGCGTCGGGTGATGTCCTTGAGCGCAGCGACCATGCACAGCGGACGCCCGGTCTCATCCTGGACCACGGTGGCAGCGACGTGGAGCACCAGGTCGGTGCCGTCGCGGCGTTGCGTCTGCCCCGAGCCTTCCCAGCCCCCGGCCCGCACCGCCTCCAGGATCCGGCCGGCCACCGAGAGCGGGATGAACTCCATGACGCTGTGCCCGATGACCTCCTCCGGCGAGGAGAGACGCCAGAACCTCAGGTAGGCCTGATTGACCCAGATCATGCGGCCCTCCAGGTCGCAGACGCCGATGGCATCCGGCGCGCTCTCCACGGCTGCTTCGAGGATGCGCAGGCGTTCGTCGGTCCGGCGCCGGTCGGTGATGTCGTGCCCCACCGCCTGCACCCCGGCAAACTCACCGCGGCTGTCATACAGGGGGGTGACCATCCACGAGACCCAGACGTGCCGACCGTCCTGTGTCTCGTGCTCGCCCTCGACCTGTCGGTAGGGCTCGGGGTCCTCGCGGATGGCCGCGATGGCCTCGGCCAGACTGCGTTCCCCGCGCCTGGCGGAGGGCACGAACAGACCCAGGCCTTCCTCGCCGATCAGCTCGGCCATGGGGTACCCGAAGAAGCTCTCGGTGGAGCTGTTGCAGAAAGTGATGCGGCCCTCGCGATCCAGCCGCACGATGAGGGCGCTGGTGTTCTCGACCAGGTCGCGGTACTGGTGCTCACTGTCCGCCAGTGCCTGCTGGGCCTCGTCTAGCTCGGTGACGTCCAGGACCACGGTCACAACGCCGGTGATCTCGGTACTGCCGGGCGGGCGATAGGGCGCCTTGCGCATCAGGAGACGGTGGAGTGTGCCATCGGGGAACACGTACGAGGTCACATACGAGTGGGGAGCGCCGGTGGTGAGGACCCGCTCGTCGGCGGCCAGGGCCTCGACCCCGATCTCCGGGCTCTGCGCCGTCTCCCGCACCGTCTTGCCGAGCAGACCCTCGGCTGAGGCGCCGAAGGCCTGCCCGTAGTCCTCGCGGAAGGCGGCGTTGACCCAGGCGTAACGACCGTCCCGGGTCGTGAGGAACAGGGGAGCCGGAATGCTATCCAGGATACTGCTCAGCTCGGCCCCCGCGTCGCTGAGCGGCGGGGAACTGTGCGTCTCACCCATGGGGTACCCCTGCGCCCGGAGTGCCCGGCGCGCCGCCCCCCGGTCGGGGCCTACTGGGTCTTCTCATCCTTTTCGTCCTCAACCTCGACCCACACCTTGCCCAGCCCGCCACAGAACGAGCAGCGCACCGTGGCCCAGTCGCGTGGGCCGCGCCCGGCGGCGCGCCGGCATATGTCGCAGCTGCGCCCGCCGCTACGCGTGCACTGCTTCTTGCCCTTGCAGTGCTCACATTCCTGAAGCTGTCTCGCCATGAGTACTCCCTCACTTCCAGTAATCGGCATCCAGTTCCGGCATCGCGGCACCCACTGACTCGCCCCGCCCCAGCGTCTGACGCGCCTGCTGCCAGGGCACGAGTGCCGCGGCCGACTGCAGCCACAGCCGGCCCCGCCCCTGGTCGTTGCGGATGGTCAGCACCTCGGCATGCGGAACGCCGGCCTGCGCCCCGGCTACTGGCGGTCTCGCCGTCGGCGGCGTCTCCGGCGCCGCGGTCAGCGCCCGTCGCGCCGCTGCCAGCATGTCCCGCAGGGCGCCCGGGGCTCCGTCAGTGACCGTTGCTCCCTCCACCGCCGCCCGCAGGGCCACGAACGCCTCCAACGCTGCCCCGGACGGCCCCTCGGCTTCCAGCACCGCCGCCTGCCAGCAGTTCGGCTCGCCGGTGTCGGGCGCGTCGCTGGTCGCTAGGAGGCACAGGCGCTGACGCTCGCCGCCTGGGCTCCGACCGTGCAGCGTGGCCACGACACCGGACGGGTTCTCCCCACCGGCCATCCCGGCCACGGCCGGCGAGACGTTCATCTCGTCCAGAACGACGCTGCCCAGGCGGTTCGCGATGTCCCGGAGCCAGTACAGCGTCAGGAAATCCTGCGGCTTCAGGCGCGCCAGGATCTTGAGATCACTGTCCTTGGCATTCGCCGGATAGCGGTCGCCCTCCTGCCAGCCGAGGTTGCGCAGGACCGGCGTGAAGTCGCGGAAGAGCGGCTGCACCGGCTGGCGCCACCGACACCACATGCGCCCGTCGCTGCTGCTCAGGTCGAGTTGGATGCGCCAGCCCTCGCCGCGCCGCCGCACCTGCCCCTCGATCCGCCAGCCGTCCGGGACCGGCACGCGCAGGCGGTCCTCGACGGGGTCCTGCCACGCGCCCCCGCCGCCGCTGGGGACATCAGCCCACCACGGGCCGCCGCTGAAGGTGCCAAGCACGTGGAGCAGACCGGGCAGGGCGCCAGCGAAGTCCTCGGGGCGGGCCACCAGGGCCGTCAGCAGCCCCTGGTCGCGCTGCACGAAGGAACATGCCACGAGCTGACAGGGCGCCTCCGGAGGGCCCACCTCACCGGCAAGCACTGCAACTCCCTCGTCGGTACGGGCCCGCAGGTCAGCCGCCCGGTCGCCCACCAGGGCGATCTGCGCCAGCAGGTCTCGACCCAGCGCCGCCGGGTCCTGGCCAGCCTGCAACTGGGCCAGGGGCCAGATGAGCGCCATGGCGGCTGGGGCCTCGGACCCCGCCGCGCCGGGCACAGTGATCTCAATATGCCCCTTGACCACCGCCACGGGCCAGTTGGCCGGATGCTCCAGCGTGAATCCCAGGGGTGAGGCGTAGCGCACCATCGCCGCCTGTGGCGGCGGGGTGGGCTTCTGTTCCGGCAGTTGGGGGAGCGGAGCGGCCGGGGTCGGCGCAGGTGCCGCAGTCGGCGTTGGTGCCGGCGGCTGAGGCGGCGTCAGCACCGGCTCCGCCGGCGGCGGGGCAGTCGGCAGGGGTGCTGGCGGCGTCGTCGGTAGCGGAGCCGTAGGGCCTGGCGTGGGGGCCGCCGGCGTCGTCACGGGCTGAGCCTGGGGCCCAACGGGCACCGGTTGTACTGCCACGGCAGTGCCGTTGGCAGGGGGTCTGGGCTCAGGCGCGACCGGAGAAGCGAGTTCGGCCCGCGCCAGCATGTCGCCCAACGCCGGGTCCGTCTCGCCCTCCCCCGGGGCGGTCTGGAGGCCAAAGACGAAGTACCGCTCGCCACCGGCGAAGGCCGCGAACACCGTGCGAACCGTGCGTCCGTCTTCCTGCAGCATCAGCCCCGTGACCAGGAGGCCGTCCTGCCCGCCGCCCGGCTTCACGGGAGTGGCCGAGACGCGGCGGTACGGCAGGCGCTCGAACAGCGCGCTCTCATGGGCCGCCGCCGCCGCCCGCGCCGAGGCCTCGGCCCCGCGCGGAATAGGCCACGACAGCACCTCGACCGGCTCGCCCCGTGGCGGCGTGAGGATGAGCGTCTGGTCGTCAGCCTCGCGCGCTTGCCAGTCCGCCGGCAGGCGCAGACACAGCGCGCCCCCGAAGTAGGACCGGCCCTCGGGAGCGGGAGGGGCCTGTCCGGGAGCGCTTCCGGCGGCGAGCAGGAGCAGCCAGGCGGTGATGAGCAACGGGCAGTTCTTCATTGCAGTCAGCAGTCGGTCCTACGCTTCGGGCGGCGGCTCCAGCGAGGGGCGCCACTTCCCCAGGCCCCGCTCCCGCTCCATGAACGCCTCAATCTCCTCGACATCGCTGGGCTTGTCAATGTCCAGCGCGATCTCGGGGTAGTCCAGAACAATGCCCTGGCACTTGCGGGCGCCGGTGATCGCCTCGATTTGGTGGGCGATGTCGCCGATGTGGTAGCGCAAGAACGGGAAATACCAGCCCAGGAAGAAGCGGAACATGAACGCGATCCCGATGGTCCCGGCCGCGCCCCACAGGTCCTTGCGGTTGCTGAGGAACCGCTCCACGAAGTCCTGGTTCTTGAGCACCAACCGCGGATCGAACAGGATATTGCAGGTGTGCGTGATCCAGCCCTCGCGTAGCGGCAGGAACACCCACAGCCGACGCCCGAAGACGCTCCGGGTGGGCTGGCGTCGCGTCACAGGATAGCACAAATCGGCCTCGGGGTCACATGCCTTCAGGAACGCGCACAACGCCTCGCCGGTCAGCAGGGGCGTATCGGCGGTGGACAGCAGCACCCGCCGGTCGCCCTGCAGGTAGCGGAGGGCTCGCATCAGGTTGTGCCAGATGTCCGGTCCCTCATCAATGATCCCGTCCAGATGCTCGGCGACCGGGTGGTGGACGAAGGCGGCCTTGTCCCCGACGAGCACGATCTTCTGGATCCCCGGCGCCTGCCGCATCGCCGCCACGACGTATTCGACCGCCGCGTGACCGCCGATGGGGATGAGCCCCTTGATGTCGGTCCCGACGTTCTCGGCGAATGACGTCGGAATGCGCCCCCCGGCCAGAACGATGCCGTTGATCAGCTCATGGCCCTCCGGGCTGAACTCACAGGCCGGGGCCGTGCGGTCCAGGCCCAACTCCTCGATGATCTTCTCGGCCTCAGCGTCACGGTCGCCCAGGTAGGTGTGGATGCGCCGCCGCGAGGCGTCAATGAGCAGGTCATCCTCGCCGCGGGGCCGCCGCGAGATGAACACGTGCTCATAGGCCGCGGCCAGCTGGCCGCCGGCGAGCATGACCTGCGCCCCCATGAACGCCCACAGGCCGAAGATGATGACCCAGCCCAGGTTGCCGAACAGTGGCACGACGATGAAGCGTGTGAAGATGGGGGAGATGGCCTGCCAGATCAGGGCTGCGAAGACGGCGCCCACCAGCGCCGCCTGGGCCGCGACCCGCCGCCCCGGCATGAACTTGTACAACAGGAAATAGGCGACCGCCGACAGCCCCACCCCGATGGCGAAAGTGACCAGGCCATGGGGGAGGGGCACCTGCACGTCCAGTTGCGGCAGGTGCCGCATCCAGTGCAGGGCCGCGCCGCGCAGGCTCAGCAACACCACCAGCAGCACGAACAGCAGTCCCGAGGCGATCAGCATGACCAGCGAGATCAGCTTGCGCATGAGGTAGACGCGCAGCGGCCGCCCCGGCCAGATGAAGGCCAGACTGGCCTGCACGATGTCGAACAGGCGCAACCCCGCCCAGACCAGCGCGCCGACGCTGACCAGCCGCGCCACGAGCGTCCCGCTGGCCCCCAGGACCTGGGGCTGGGAGATCATCTGGTCAATCAGCGCCATGATCTGGTCGGCGGCGCTGCCCGCCTGCTCGTGGACGAAAGTGGACAGCGCCCGGTACGACTCCGGGTCAATCATGGCGCTGTGCACGATGTGCTGCAGCAGCGCCGCCAGCAGGATGCCCACCGGCGCCAGGCAGATCAGGCAGTAGAACGCGATGGCCGCCGCCATGAACGGCGTGCCACTGGACAGATAGCGCAGATAGGAGATCTTCAGCACGCGCCACCAGAGCTGGGAGTAGTACCAGCCGTCATGACGCGATGCATTCGGGGCCGAAGGCATGCGTGTAGTTTCCCCGCCGGCTCCCTGTTCCCTTCGCCGCCGCGGGCAGGTCTGCCGCCGACCGTGACGAAGCAGCATCTGAGCCGACCCCACCCGCGAGGCATGGCCATGCCCAAGCTGGACGCGCGCAAGCTCTTCAAGGACGCCTACACAGCCACTGCGGCCCCGAAGCTGGTGCAGACGCCGCCCCTGGCGGCCTCCATGGTGGACGGCCAGGGCGACCCGAACACCGCCCCAGAGTTCCAGGCCGCCGTGGAGATGCTCTACACCCTCTCGTACACCCTCAAGTTCGAGCAGAAGAAGGCCGAACCGGAGCAGGACTACGCCGTCATGCCCCTGGAAGGCCTGTGGTGGGCCGAAGACCTCGAGGACTTCCTGAGCCTGAACAAGGCGAACTGGCTCTGGACGGTCCTGATCGTGCAACCTCCGCGCCTGAACCAGGATGAGTTCGCGGCGCTCTGTGAGCGCGCCGCCGCGAAGAAGGACCTGCCCTTCGAGCGGGTGCGTCTGGCCGAGCTCGACGAGGGCCTCTGCGCGCAGGTCATGCACGTGGGGCCCTTCGCCGAGGAGGGGCCGGTCATCCAGCGGCTCCATGACTTCATTGCCGCCCAGGGCCATGCACCGGTCGGCAAGCACCACGAGATCTACCTGAGCGACCCGCGCCGGGTGCCGGAGGAGAAGTGGAAGACGATCCTCCGGCAGCCCTGCCGCTGAGGCGTCTGTCCCCGGCGGGGTCTGTCCCCGAAGGGCGGCGCAGCCGCCCGCAGGGGGCTGACCCCGCCAACACATGCGGACACATTCGGAGGCTCCCATGCGCACCCTCATGCCGCTGCTGATGCTCGCTCTCGCCGCTGCCGCCTCGGCGGCCACTCTCACGACATCGGACGGCCTCGCGCTGGATCTGTCGGCCCAGGGCCGCGTCACCGCGGCCCGGATGGGGAAGACCGCCCTTCCACTCAAGGGCGAGGGCGGCTTCTCCGTCTGCGACTTCGCCATCAAGCCGGAACTGGTCAGCCTGGTGCCCAACGGCGGGTTCGAGGAGGGCACGAAGGGCTGGAGCCTGGGCAAGGGCCAGAGCCTGGACACCACCATGGCCCATTCCGGCACGGCCTCGGCGAAGCTGGAAGTTCCCGGCCCCGAGCCGGCCAAGTCCAACCTGGAAGTCGTCGTCCCCGTGAAGCCGAACACGACCTATGTCGCCGAGCTGTGGGTGCGACGGCACGGGGTCGGCGTGTGCGGGGCGTACGTCTCCGAGCGCGATGACGCCAACAAGCTCACCGGCCCGGTCACGCAGATGGGCGTGGGCATCCCCAAACAGGACGATACCTGGCTACAGCTCAAGTGGAAGCTGACGACCCAGCCGGCTACGACCAAGCTGTCCTTCCGGGGCGACATCTACAACTCCACGGGCACCCTGTGGATCGACGACTTCCTGCTGGCCGAGGCCAATGAGGGCAAGTACACGCCTGTCCCGGGCAGGGTGACCACCGCGGGCAACGTCGCGAACTTCGCGGGGAGCCTTGCCGACGCGGGGCTGGAGGTCCAGGCGAGGCTGACCGGCGACAAGGAATGCCTGCGGGTGGAAGGCGTACTGCAGGACACCACCGGCCGCGACCGCGCGATCGGCCTGCGGTTCAGCCTGCCTCTGGACGCGGCAGGCTGGACCTGGTGGGATGACGCCGGTGACCGGCGGGAGATCAAGCCGGCGACCATCTACCGCAACACATACAACTGCGTCTCGGGCACAGGGGAGTGCTCGATCTACCCCTGGTCGGCGGTCAGCGCCCCCTCCCAGAGCGGGGTGTCGCCGCAGGCGACGAGGACCCCGCCGCCCGGCCTGTCCCTGGCCCTCCCGCTCTCGCAGGGCCCCCGCGTGTTCATCATCCAGCACGACCAGGGCGCCACGGACCTGTCCCTGACCTTCTTCTTCGGCTTGAGCAAGCTGGCCGGGACCAACCCCGGCAAAGCCCCGTTCTCCTTTGTCCTCTACGGCCACGACGGGACCTGGGGGATGCGCTCGGCTATGGAGCGCTACTACCGGCTCTTCCCCGAGAGCTTCGTCAAGCGCCCGACGTTTGAGGGCTACCTCAACTACGCCAACCTCGAGACCTTCAACCCCACCGACCACACCTTGCGCATCAGCCGGTCCTCGCTTGACGACTATGGCGACTTCGGTGAGGGATACAAGTTCGTCTCCCATGTACACG is part of the bacterium genome and harbors:
- a CDS encoding PAS domain S-box protein, which encodes MGETHSSPPLSDAGAELSSILDSIPAPLFLTTRDGRYAWVNAAFREDYGQAFGASAEGLLGKTVRETAQSPEIGVEALAADERVLTTGAPHSYVTSYVFPDGTLHRLLMRKAPYRPPGSTEITGVVTVVLDVTELDEAQQALADSEHQYRDLVENTSALIVRLDREGRITFCNSSTESFFGYPMAELIGEEGLGLFVPSARRGERSLAEAIAAIREDPEPYRQVEGEHETQDGRHVWVSWMVTPLYDSRGEFAGVQAVGHDITDRRRTDERLRILEAAVESAPDAIGVCDLEGRMIWVNQAYLRFWRLSSPEEVIGHSVMEFIPLSVAGRILEAVRAGGWEGSGQTQRRDGTDLVLHVAATVVQDETGRPLCMVAALKDITRRTRAEKELARFKTISDTASYGNVIVDGTTRIRYCNEAFARMHQYAVSELLGQPIRIVQSEQQLPYIRRMVEELRRQGKVAAREVFSQRQDGSCFPGLLSISRIPGAGADGPLWAASIVDISDLHEIMAQLAEQKERLAVTLRSIADAVIATDAEARVSLMNPVAEALTGWREDQAWGRPVAEVLETTVTEGPQPPCLIQSVLRTGAAAEADPRLVLVARTGAERRVAGAAAPMHDTAGQLHGVVVAFRDITEQEHMRQEAYQAHRLESLGVLAGGIAHDFNNLLTSILGGINLGRIEPSLPPEALAGLQTAEKAALHARYLSQQLLTFSRGGEPVKRPLWLEEVVRGSTDMTLSGTRCTAEIALPEDLWPVDGDPAQLTQGLSNILLNAVQAMPAGGIVRLEAQNVALGPGEHGSLAPGRYVRLSVTDQGPGIDPEVLPRIFDPYFTTKPSGSGLGLTIAYSVVSRHQGHLAITGRPGEGATVTIHLPASNGVPEPAECPPQHAVTGTGRILVMDDDPYVRKVVGPMLRHLGYEADIVANAEAAVARVVAAIAEGRPHLAGILDLTIKGGEGGAEVLQRLRELSPDFRALACSGYHDDPVMAHFADCGFDGVLTKPYQVRELGLAMSALLGQGDPPDTTAG
- a CDS encoding YihY/virulence factor BrkB family protein, which translates into the protein MPSAPNASRHDGWYYSQLWWRVLKISYLRYLSSGTPFMAAAIAFYCLICLAPVGILLAALLQHIVHSAMIDPESYRALSTFVHEQAGSAADQIMALIDQMISQPQVLGASGTLVARLVSVGALVWAGLRLFDIVQASLAFIWPGRPLRVYLMRKLISLVMLIASGLLFVLLVVLLSLRGAALHWMRHLPQLDVQVPLPHGLVTFAIGVGLSAVAYFLLYKFMPGRRVAAQAALVGAVFAALIWQAISPIFTRFIVVPLFGNLGWVIIFGLWAFMGAQVMLAGGQLAAAYEHVFISRRPRGEDDLLIDASRRRIHTYLGDRDAEAEKIIEELGLDRTAPACEFSPEGHELINGIVLAGGRIPTSFAENVGTDIKGLIPIGGHAAVEYVVAAMRQAPGIQKIVLVGDKAAFVHHPVAEHLDGIIDEGPDIWHNLMRALRYLQGDRRVLLSTADTPLLTGEALCAFLKACDPEADLCYPVTRRQPTRSVFGRRLWVFLPLREGWITHTCNILFDPRLVLKNQDFVERFLSNRKDLWGAAGTIGIAFMFRFFLGWYFPFLRYHIGDIAHQIEAITGARKCQGIVLDYPEIALDIDKPSDVEEIEAFMERERGLGKWRPSLEPPPEA
- a CDS encoding GyrI-like domain-containing protein; amino-acid sequence: MPKLDARKLFKDAYTATAAPKLVQTPPLAASMVDGQGDPNTAPEFQAAVEMLYTLSYTLKFEQKKAEPEQDYAVMPLEGLWWAEDLEDFLSLNKANWLWTVLIVQPPRLNQDEFAALCERAAAKKDLPFERVRLAELDEGLCAQVMHVGPFAEEGPVIQRLHDFIAAQGHAPVGKHHEIYLSDPRRVPEEKWKTILRQPCR